The following proteins are co-located in the Verrucomicrobiota bacterium genome:
- a CDS encoding redoxin domain-containing protein → MALAVGTKAPDFTLKQKTEDGFVDVTLSDNFGKKNTVLLFFPFAFTSVCMSEMCSVRDTLNQFTELNADVFGISVDSPFTLEVMATKENISFPLLSDFNKDVAESYDVLYPDLLGLKGVAKRSAFVVNPDGEIVYTWSSDDPKNVPDFPELRAAIKA, encoded by the coding sequence ATGGCACTCGCAGTAGGCACAAAAGCACCCGATTTCACTTTGAAGCAAAAGACCGAGGACGGTTTCGTTGACGTAACCCTCTCGGACAATTTTGGAAAGAAAAACACAGTTCTTCTCTTTTTTCCGTTTGCATTCACCAGCGTGTGCATGTCCGAAATGTGCTCCGTCCGGGATACGTTAAACCAATTCACCGAGCTCAACGCGGACGTCTTTGGAATCAGTGTAGACAGTCCTTTCACCTTGGAGGTGATGGCAACTAAAGAGAATATTTCGTTCCCCCTCCTAAGCGACTTCAACAAAGATGTCGCCGAGAGCTACGACGTGCTGTATCCCGATTTACTCGGGTTGAAAGGCGTCGCGAAAAGGTCGGCCTTTGTAGTCAACCCGGACGGCGAAATTGTTTATACGTGGTCGAGTGACGACCCTAAGAACGTTCCGGATTTTCCCGAACTGAGGGCGGCGATCAAGGCCTGA
- a CDS encoding transcription antitermination factor NusB has protein sequence MSEYDNSFSESGQSLAHQWLNCYLTTPQKASSIRENADSAEGSEQLRRRALRLFNSTLRNLLLYDSILNKFVERKPETKLRACLLLCLSEIDLAKCINAPPIIDSWVNFAKKTSGRNQAGFANAVSRKAFGAIRSIRNDPQSTSLSNLFSHPEWLIDHWTKQFGERTTKDLLQWNQRQPKIYCSSNQKPSEANRLQPSRWPRFFELPKGLGSALSASLKDGSTTIRDPATRLAEAMVLSNSPKTVLDLCSSPGGKARAILSNPKRPKSLVAADLEPRLDRLKESLQPWVDCTSIEPLDLSNPHTFPSGWANRFPAVLLDAPCTNTGVIRRKPDVKYRLSSDDLKKMPLLQQNFLREASSFVALGGNLIYSTCSIEPAENRWVVDQFLRSPDGSDFRLTGAIQTIPTVTGHDGAGVYRLLRVKGR, from the coding sequence ATGAGTGAGTATGACAACAGTTTTTCCGAGAGCGGTCAGAGCCTCGCTCACCAGTGGCTCAACTGCTACTTGACGACGCCCCAGAAGGCCTCATCAATTCGGGAAAACGCAGATTCGGCTGAAGGTTCTGAACAGTTGAGGAGACGAGCCCTTCGCCTGTTTAATTCCACCCTCCGAAACCTCCTTCTCTACGACTCGATTCTAAACAAGTTCGTCGAGCGAAAACCCGAAACAAAACTCCGAGCCTGCCTTCTCCTCTGCCTCTCTGAAATCGACCTGGCGAAATGCATCAATGCTCCACCGATTATTGATTCATGGGTAAACTTTGCCAAAAAAACTTCTGGGAGGAACCAGGCCGGTTTCGCAAACGCGGTTTCGCGAAAAGCCTTCGGGGCAATTCGATCCATTCGAAACGACCCACAGAGCACCTCGTTGAGCAACTTGTTCTCACACCCCGAATGGCTGATCGATCATTGGACGAAACAATTTGGAGAAAGGACCACTAAGGACTTGCTCCAGTGGAATCAAAGACAGCCAAAGATTTATTGCTCCAGTAACCAGAAGCCCTCGGAGGCCAACCGCCTCCAACCGTCCCGATGGCCGAGGTTTTTCGAGCTTCCTAAAGGCCTTGGTTCAGCTCTATCCGCTTCCCTCAAGGACGGTTCCACTACGATTCGTGATCCTGCAACACGACTTGCAGAAGCAATGGTACTTTCCAACAGTCCGAAAACGGTACTCGACCTTTGCTCAAGTCCCGGCGGAAAAGCGAGAGCCATCCTCTCTAACCCGAAACGACCAAAAAGCCTAGTTGCTGCAGATTTGGAACCTCGGCTTGATCGACTCAAAGAAAGCCTCCAACCCTGGGTGGATTGCACCTCTATCGAACCCCTCGACCTGAGCAATCCGCACACCTTCCCATCCGGGTGGGCGAACCGCTTTCCTGCCGTTTTACTGGACGCGCCCTGCACAAATACCGGCGTAATTCGGCGAAAACCCGACGTAAAATATCGCTTGTCGTCCGATGACTTGAAGAAAATGCCGCTCCTTCAACAGAACTTTCTTCGAGAAGCGTCGTCTTTTGTGGCTCTGGGTGGGAACCTCATCTACAGCACCTGCAGCATCGAACCGGCAGAAAACCGATGGGTAGTGGATCAGTTTCTGCGCTCACCGGATGGATCTGACTTTCGACTCACTGGAGCGATTCAGACGATACCCACCGTTACTGGACACGACGGGGCCGGAGTCTACCGACTTCTTCGGGTCAAGGGGCGTTGA